One genomic window of Paenibacillus xylanilyticus includes the following:
- a CDS encoding PhzF family phenazine biosynthesis isomerase, which translates to MGEVKVYHYDAFSAVPGKGNPAGVVFDADELSEMVMQQIAHQVGFNETVFVLNSKTADVRLRYFTPGHEINLCGHATMASLYGLKTRGLLGNQESIAIETNVGILPIRFEQVGDTINMEMKQDQPQFVPFRGDIGQLASSINLTSDDLDPSMPIVYGSTGTWTLLIPIRKLGSFSMMKPDSAKFPEVLVENPKASLHPFSFETRDTEAMMHARHFSSPYSGTTEDPVTGTASGVMGAYYLTYVNREAEQVKFVVEQGHEIGRDGKVEVSVTRQGQGMDVRIKGTAVFVREMNIELDI; encoded by the coding sequence ATGGGTGAGGTTAAGGTCTACCATTATGATGCATTTTCAGCAGTTCCAGGCAAAGGCAATCCGGCAGGAGTCGTCTTTGATGCTGATGAACTAAGTGAGATGGTCATGCAGCAGATTGCGCATCAGGTTGGTTTTAATGAAACGGTGTTTGTGCTTAACTCGAAGACAGCCGATGTGAGATTGCGTTATTTTACGCCTGGCCATGAAATTAATCTGTGCGGTCATGCCACGATGGCATCGCTGTATGGTTTGAAGACACGTGGACTGTTGGGGAATCAGGAGTCAATCGCGATCGAGACCAATGTAGGCATATTACCTATACGGTTTGAGCAGGTTGGTGACACGATCAACATGGAGATGAAGCAGGATCAACCTCAGTTTGTGCCGTTCAGAGGTGATATCGGTCAGCTGGCGAGCAGTATAAATCTAACCTCGGATGATCTGGATCCATCCATGCCTATCGTGTATGGAAGCACAGGAACCTGGACGTTGTTGATCCCCATTCGTAAACTGGGGTCCTTTTCCATGATGAAACCAGATTCTGCTAAGTTTCCTGAGGTTTTAGTTGAAAACCCCAAGGCTTCCCTGCATCCTTTTAGCTTCGAAACGCGTGATACCGAGGCGATGATGCATGCCAGACACTTTTCTTCCCCTTACTCAGGTACCACGGAAGATCCTGTAACAGGAACGGCCTCCGGGGTGATGGGTGCCTACTATTTAACCTATGTGAACCGTGAAGCGGAGCAGGTCAAGTTCGTCGTGGAGCAGGGACATGAGATCGGAAGAGATGGAAAAGTTGAAGTGAGCGTGACCCGGCAAGGACAGGGCATGGATGTGAGAATTAAAGGGACGGCTGTTTTTGTGCGTGAGATGAACATTGAATTGGATATTTAA
- a CDS encoding Cof-type HAD-IIB family hydrolase yields MIRIVFFDVDGTLLSETDRGLSSSTSDSIRELIHKGIRVVLVTGRPYSLCEEFIDLGIDTIISANGALIKIGDEIIHKSVLSGEMVRELSEFAELNNHSISYFTESFAMNGVCAKDVRVIGALQETLGVTHSPQKMDSLEQEVVCMCLYADETEAEKFQDRFSSLRFVRFHPYVFNVLEENEVSKSAAAARVLDYLHLTRKEAMAFGDGENDIDLLEFVGLGVAMGNGGERLKQSADYVTLKASEDGVTHALKKFKLI; encoded by the coding sequence TTGATTCGAATTGTGTTCTTCGATGTAGACGGTACATTGTTGAGCGAAACAGACCGTGGTTTATCATCATCTACGTCGGATTCCATTCGCGAATTGATACATAAAGGCATACGGGTGGTGCTTGTCACAGGCAGGCCCTACAGTTTGTGTGAGGAGTTCATTGATTTGGGGATTGATACCATTATTTCAGCCAATGGGGCATTGATCAAAATCGGGGATGAGATTATACATAAGTCCGTGCTCTCTGGAGAGATGGTCCGGGAATTAAGTGAATTTGCCGAATTGAACAATCACAGCATTTCCTATTTTACAGAGTCGTTTGCAATGAATGGTGTATGTGCCAAGGATGTCCGCGTCATAGGAGCCTTGCAGGAAACCCTTGGCGTAACGCATTCTCCGCAGAAAATGGATTCTTTGGAGCAGGAAGTGGTTTGCATGTGCTTATATGCGGATGAGACAGAGGCAGAGAAATTTCAGGACAGATTTTCTTCATTGCGCTTTGTGAGATTTCATCCGTATGTGTTCAATGTGCTGGAAGAAAACGAAGTATCCAAATCTGCAGCTGCTGCGAGAGTCCTTGACTATCTCCATCTGACCAGAAAGGAAGCCATGGCCTTCGGTGATGGAGAGAATGATATTGATCTGCTAGAGTTTGTTGGCCTCGGGGTCGCAATGGGAAATGGGGGAGAACGTCTTAAACAAAGCGCAGATTACGTTACTCTAAAGGCGAGTGAGGACGGAGTCACCCATGCATTGAAGAAGTTTAAGCTGATATGA
- a CDS encoding DUF4375 domain-containing protein — translation MNTLQEELQQLLPLDQLEAMSGEEVVGSVAMDLYRAEFATIRECGPELPQVLRDVILIIDLDTELSMNGMTGFLENASGGFLQETITAMQRIGNEADAEILKSIQHELSGSGVTSEQLRQNVNALSEHDVATSLKTHGPHIHEVLQRVELQAGSLSMQEDNEEVFDLLYQYVDNNKDSLRQEIEHILKN, via the coding sequence ATGAATACCTTACAGGAAGAATTACAACAATTATTGCCTTTGGATCAGCTTGAAGCCATGTCTGGGGAAGAAGTGGTGGGGAGTGTGGCCATGGATCTATACCGTGCGGAGTTTGCAACCATTCGTGAATGTGGGCCTGAACTTCCGCAGGTTCTGCGTGACGTTATCCTGATTATTGATCTGGATACCGAGCTGTCCATGAACGGCATGACTGGATTTTTGGAGAATGCAAGTGGAGGATTCCTGCAGGAAACGATAACCGCGATGCAGCGGATCGGGAACGAGGCTGATGCCGAGATCCTGAAGAGTATCCAGCACGAATTATCCGGGAGTGGCGTCACTTCCGAGCAACTGAGGCAGAATGTGAATGCATTGTCTGAGCACGATGTAGCCACGTCGCTGAAAACACATGGGCCGCACATTCATGAAGTCTTGCAGCGGGTAGAATTGCAAGCCGGAAGCTTGAGCATGCAGGAAGATAATGAAGAGGTATTCGATCTTCTGTATCAATATGTGGACAATAACAAAGACAGCTTAAGACAGGAAATCGAGCACATATTGAAGAATTAA
- a CDS encoding class I SAM-dependent methyltransferase, producing MDELKKQLAAYQAGQMLEVGTGSGKYIPTLLEIFSGIERITCIDTDTDSLRQAEAAYACHEKIQFVQMNAAKMDFADQTFDTVCISNALHHLPPGVNVIEEMKRVVKRDGLFLINELVRDDPNEAQLSHILYHHFGADVDQRLGIYHRHTYTRQEVMDIISASGIIIRSIYEFNEPKEDVMAERDIRLVSEACKQHMERAEAFEDYETFAQRGLSIIERLNTVGIQRPKQIVILGSLGE from the coding sequence ATGGATGAGTTGAAAAAGCAGTTGGCAGCGTATCAGGCTGGTCAGATGTTGGAGGTTGGTACAGGCTCAGGAAAATACATTCCTACCCTACTTGAAATTTTCAGTGGTATCGAACGGATCACGTGCATTGATACCGATACGGATTCTTTACGGCAGGCAGAAGCCGCATATGCGTGCCATGAAAAGATCCAGTTTGTGCAGATGAACGCAGCAAAGATGGATTTTGCGGATCAAACGTTTGATACCGTCTGCATCTCAAATGCATTGCATCATCTGCCCCCGGGCGTAAATGTCATTGAAGAAATGAAACGAGTAGTGAAGAGGGACGGTTTATTTCTCATCAATGAATTGGTCAGAGATGATCCCAATGAAGCCCAGCTATCGCACATCCTGTACCATCATTTTGGTGCAGATGTAGATCAGCGGTTGGGAATATATCATCGTCACACCTATACTCGCCAAGAGGTTATGGATATCATCTCTGCCAGTGGTATTATCATCCGCTCAATCTATGAGTTCAATGAGCCAAAAGAAGATGTCATGGCAGAACGGGACATTCGGTTGGTCTCGGAGGCCTGCAAGCAGCATATGGAACGGGCTGAGGCGTTTGAAGATTATGAAACATTTGCCCAGCGTGGCCTTTCCATAATAGAGCGTCTAAACACTGTCGGGATTCAGCGTCCAAAGCAGATCGTGATTTTGGGAAGTTTAGGAGAATAA
- a CDS encoding glycosyltransferase family 4 protein — translation MMRLALFTDTYIPETNGVAGTLHRLSNHMNRRGIEHLLFTPMSVIDGSDSASVRAVANIPFFLYPECRIALPNRTSIHQQLQAFEPDLLHIATPFNMGLLGLKYALKHQRPHVVSYHTHFDRYLEYYRLKSMIPLYWKYIKWFHRSADATLAPSLETLNTLQSQGIQRLKLWSRGIDCDLYAPDKRRDAIRTRYNITAPLILLYVGRIAPEKDIATLTSAMQHLPEHMQSRVHWLIVGDGPLLPKMRSQCPPNVTFTGYMHGEELAAMYASSDWFVFPSCTETFGNVVLEAMASGLPVLAANAGGVKDLVMHHRSGVLFEPGNSEALIREICLWGDHLDQLQLMGLEGRKLALQRSWEHIFDGLIRDYEEAIENRSTRSKSRIITA, via the coding sequence ATGATGCGCCTGGCCTTGTTTACCGACACCTACATTCCCGAAACCAATGGTGTTGCCGGTACGCTGCACCGCCTGAGTAATCACATGAACCGCAGAGGTATCGAACATCTGCTGTTTACTCCGATGTCTGTCATTGATGGCAGCGACTCCGCTTCGGTACGAGCGGTCGCCAATATCCCCTTTTTTCTGTATCCGGAATGTCGGATCGCCTTACCTAACCGGACCTCCATCCATCAACAGCTGCAAGCTTTTGAGCCAGATCTGCTGCACATCGCCACACCTTTCAATATGGGACTTCTCGGTCTCAAGTATGCACTCAAGCATCAACGGCCTCATGTGGTCTCCTATCATACCCACTTCGATCGCTACCTCGAATATTACCGATTGAAAAGCATGATTCCTCTCTATTGGAAGTACATCAAATGGTTTCATCGATCCGCCGATGCCACCCTGGCACCGTCCTTGGAAACTTTAAACACACTCCAGTCGCAAGGTATTCAGCGTCTCAAGCTCTGGTCACGCGGCATTGACTGCGATCTATATGCACCAGATAAACGAAGAGATGCGATTCGTACTCGCTACAATATAACAGCCCCTCTTATTTTACTCTACGTTGGACGAATTGCCCCAGAAAAGGATATCGCTACGCTCACATCTGCCATGCAGCATCTGCCTGAACACATGCAATCCCGTGTACATTGGCTCATTGTTGGGGACGGACCCCTGCTTCCCAAAATGCGTTCGCAATGCCCGCCGAATGTGACATTTACCGGTTATATGCATGGCGAAGAGCTTGCTGCTATGTATGCTTCTTCGGATTGGTTTGTGTTTCCTTCCTGTACAGAAACTTTTGGAAATGTGGTGCTGGAAGCGATGGCTTCCGGACTGCCTGTTCTTGCTGCAAATGCGGGAGGGGTGAAGGATCTGGTGATGCATCACCGCAGTGGTGTTTTGTTTGAGCCGGGCAATTCCGAGGCCCTGATTCGTGAGATATGTCTCTGGGGCGATCACTTGGATCAGCTTCAGTTAATGGGTCTGGAAGGCAGGAAGCTGGCTCTCCAGCGATCCTGGGAGCATATTTTTGACGGATTGATCAGGGACTACGAAGAAGCTATTGAGAACCGCAGCACACGCTCGAAGTCTCGAATCATAACAGCCTGA
- a CDS encoding GNAT family N-acetyltransferase: MDQLTITQPLNSTDVEGAYLVFERSITQAFNQEGLGSLQDDIKDEIEHKKSLLQSTLHPDKSSESIDAGSFFLLAKRGNNVVGTISYAPCGEEIRILSENRLNHIGELGSLYILPEVQGQGLGSMLIRALATELQKRGVKQFCLDSGYRTAQKKWKRKFGEPYTVAHNYWGEGTDHMVWLCSVEDFAAN, from the coding sequence ATGGATCAACTAACTATCACTCAACCCTTAAATTCAACAGATGTGGAAGGTGCCTACCTGGTGTTTGAACGTTCCATTACGCAGGCGTTTAATCAAGAGGGACTGGGTTCACTTCAAGATGATATTAAGGATGAAATTGAACATAAAAAGTCGCTGCTTCAATCAACATTACATCCGGACAAGTCTAGTGAGTCTATTGATGCCGGATCTTTTTTTCTGCTGGCTAAACGCGGAAATAACGTCGTTGGGACGATTTCATATGCGCCCTGCGGTGAGGAGATCCGAATTCTCAGTGAGAATCGACTGAATCATATCGGAGAATTGGGTAGCTTATACATACTGCCGGAAGTTCAAGGTCAGGGACTGGGCTCGATGCTCATTCGGGCGCTCGCAACTGAACTTCAGAAGCGAGGGGTTAAGCAATTTTGCCTGGATAGCGGTTACCGGACCGCGCAGAAGAAGTGGAAGCGAAAGTTTGGAGAGCCCTACACCGTGGCACACAACTACTGGGGCGAGGGAACGGACCATATGGTGTGGTTATGCAGTGTAGAGGATTTTGCAGCAAATTAG
- a CDS encoding NUDIX hydrolase: MGYIMELRKLVGSRPLIMAGSCVLVFNEEGHLLLQRRTDSLDWGTLGGSLEPGESLEEAAARELYEEAGLRAETYKLITVFSGQDMYYKYPHGDEVYNVTAVYEAKGIKGNPVVMDDEGLELRYFDLAQPVPEINPVTEYVLKKAGYIKSN; this comes from the coding sequence ATGGGCTACATTATGGAACTTCGAAAACTGGTTGGCTCGCGGCCGCTGATTATGGCAGGTTCTTGTGTATTGGTGTTCAACGAAGAAGGCCATCTGTTGCTGCAAAGACGTACAGACAGTCTTGACTGGGGAACGCTCGGTGGTTCGCTTGAACCTGGTGAGTCGCTGGAAGAGGCGGCAGCACGGGAATTGTATGAGGAAGCGGGTTTAAGGGCAGAGACGTACAAGCTCATTACCGTTTTCTCGGGTCAAGATATGTATTATAAGTATCCCCATGGAGACGAAGTATACAATGTGACGGCTGTTTATGAAGCTAAAGGAATCAAGGGTAATCCAGTTGTTATGGACGATGAAGGGTTAGAGCTCCGATACTTTGATCTGGCCCAACCGGTCCCAGAGATTAATCCCGTCACAGAGTATGTACTAAAGAAGGCAGGCTATATCAAATCCAACTGA
- a CDS encoding aminoglycoside adenylyltransferase domain-containing protein encodes MDERIVLQDVTHILKEELSDSLVGIYLHGSMAMGCFHPNQSDIDILVVCRDKQSADLYRRIAQKLIHIEDEMRMTKGFELSIVLESTIANLAYPTPFEFHYSAYHREKYRTDEHYLCGGFDDPDLVAHIAVIYDRGIVLHGIPIKELFHPVKREYMLASIASDVASASQEIVDNPVYYVLNLSRVLLYVRDSVIYSKREAGEWALEGLPMKYKNVISQCLANYNGELENLNLSESLLLEYAEFMLREIHNYKK; translated from the coding sequence TTGGATGAACGAATTGTTTTGCAAGACGTTACTCATATTTTAAAAGAAGAATTATCGGATTCGCTCGTGGGAATTTATTTGCACGGTTCCATGGCCATGGGGTGCTTCCATCCGAACCAGAGCGATATTGATATCTTGGTGGTCTGCCGGGACAAACAATCTGCTGATCTATATCGAAGAATTGCACAGAAGCTCATACATATTGAAGACGAGATGCGCATGACGAAAGGGTTTGAGCTAAGTATTGTACTGGAATCCACAATCGCGAACCTGGCATATCCAACTCCGTTCGAATTCCATTACTCCGCATATCACCGGGAAAAGTATCGAACGGATGAGCACTATCTCTGCGGAGGGTTCGATGATCCGGATCTTGTCGCACACATCGCGGTCATCTATGACAGGGGAATTGTCTTGCATGGGATACCTATTAAGGAACTCTTCCATCCTGTGAAACGTGAGTATATGCTTGCATCCATTGCGTCAGACGTGGCTTCAGCTTCGCAAGAAATCGTGGATAATCCTGTCTATTATGTATTGAACTTGTCGCGTGTTTTGCTATATGTGAGAGATTCAGTGATCTATTCCAAGCGAGAAGCTGGAGAGTGGGCATTGGAGGGGCTTCCTATGAAGTACAAGAACGTTATCTCGCAATGTCTTGCAAACTATAATGGGGAGCTGGAGAACCTGAATCTCAGTGAGTCTCTGCTGCTGGAATATGCGGAGTTTATGTTGAGAGAGATCCACAACTATAAGAAATAA
- a CDS encoding cytidine deaminase, producing MTIMTEDLELIQEAKNIIKRLYCEGKHHIGAAVRTQSGKIYTAVHLEAYIGRVSVCAEAIAIGKAISEGEHEFATIVAVRHPEINPDDPTENADPQLDVVSPCGICRELISDYGQGTQVILQGEEGYTKTTIGQLLPQKYSRS from the coding sequence ATGACAATCATGACAGAAGATTTGGAATTAATCCAGGAAGCCAAGAACATCATCAAGCGTTTATACTGCGAGGGCAAACATCACATTGGTGCCGCAGTGCGAACGCAATCTGGAAAGATATATACCGCGGTACATTTGGAAGCCTACATTGGTCGTGTCTCGGTGTGTGCGGAAGCCATTGCGATTGGCAAAGCTATTTCGGAAGGGGAACACGAATTTGCGACCATTGTTGCTGTACGGCATCCGGAGATCAATCCGGATGATCCCACGGAAAATGCTGATCCACAATTGGACGTGGTTTCACCATGCGGTATCTGCCGAGAATTGATCAGTGATTATGGGCAGGGCACGCAAGTCATTTTGCAGGGAGAAGAAGGATACACCAAAACAACAATTGGGCAGCTTCTGCCACAGAAATATTCAAGATCATAA
- a CDS encoding NUDIX hydrolase, giving the protein MTNPNNNNISYERNNNKFNFRVAGIVMDAGRVLLHKAEQDDFWNLPGGRVEMSEATEAAIVREMMEELGIHVEVQRLAFVNEDFFDYDGQKFHEIGFYYVIALPEAHKLYSEIEFKGLEDNGKLTFRWFPLDELEHLKVYPVFLKKELHNLHDAKSIQHFIQR; this is encoded by the coding sequence ATGACAAATCCCAACAACAATAACATCTCATATGAGAGGAATAACAATAAGTTCAACTTCCGCGTGGCAGGCATTGTGATGGATGCAGGACGAGTTCTGCTGCATAAGGCGGAGCAGGACGATTTCTGGAATCTGCCCGGGGGACGGGTCGAAATGAGTGAGGCGACTGAAGCGGCTATCGTGCGAGAAATGATGGAGGAACTGGGCATCCATGTTGAAGTGCAGAGGCTTGCATTTGTTAATGAAGATTTTTTCGATTACGACGGCCAGAAGTTTCACGAGATTGGATTCTATTATGTCATCGCTTTACCGGAAGCTCATAAGCTGTATAGCGAAATCGAATTCAAAGGGCTGGAGGATAACGGAAAGTTAACGTTCCGTTGGTTTCCCTTGGATGAGCTTGAGCACCTGAAGGTCTACCCGGTATTTTTGAAAAAGGAACTGCATAATCTGCATGATGCGAAGAGCATCCAACATTTCATTCAGAGATAG
- a CDS encoding HIT family protein, with protein sequence MTQDFYCEEVLSGKAKVKIVMETDNVLAYHHTRPYYEHHIVVIPKIHIQSFISEEETNDDELMLEIMQVIKKIAAGMVERTGASKIVTNLGSYQDSKHLHWHVISGERVT encoded by the coding sequence TTGACACAAGACTTTTATTGTGAGGAAGTTCTCAGCGGCAAGGCGAAAGTGAAAATTGTTATGGAGACGGATAATGTACTGGCTTATCATCATACCCGTCCTTACTATGAACATCATATCGTGGTTATTCCGAAGATCCACATTCAATCCTTCATCTCAGAAGAAGAAACGAATGACGACGAGCTGATGCTTGAAATCATGCAGGTCATTAAAAAGATCGCTGCCGGTATGGTGGAGCGTACGGGCGCTTCCAAAATTGTGACGAACCTTGGTAGTTACCAGGATTCGAAGCATCTGCATTGGCATGTCATCAGTGGTGAACGAGTGACTTAG
- a CDS encoding HD domain-containing protein translates to MSESLQDQIQFLIEIDKLKTIERRTRIIHGDRRENDAEHSWHLAMMALVLQSHANKEVDILKVIKMLLIHDLVEIDAGDTFAYDTTGYTDKFDREIKAAHRLFGMLPKEQAEEMHNLWLEFESKETNEAQFASALDRLQPLIHNYQNEGDTWLKYNVTSDQVINRNREMADASDTLWTYVQQLIQNSIDQGILNKS, encoded by the coding sequence ATGAGTGAATCTTTACAGGATCAGATTCAATTTCTAATTGAGATTGATAAACTGAAAACAATTGAACGGAGAACAAGAATTATCCATGGCGATAGACGTGAAAATGATGCGGAGCATTCATGGCATCTAGCCATGATGGCATTGGTTTTACAGAGTCACGCGAATAAGGAGGTGGACATCCTGAAAGTCATTAAGATGCTTCTTATTCATGATCTGGTTGAAATTGATGCTGGAGACACATTTGCTTACGATACAACGGGGTACACGGATAAATTCGATCGTGAGATCAAGGCGGCTCATCGGTTGTTCGGCATGCTGCCCAAGGAACAGGCTGAAGAAATGCATAATCTCTGGTTAGAGTTTGAGTCAAAGGAAACGAATGAGGCACAATTTGCCTCGGCTCTGGATCGGTTACAGCCTCTAATTCACAATTATCAGAATGAAGGAGATACGTGGTTAAAATACAACGTTACAAGTGATCAAGTCATCAATAGAAATCGTGAAATGGCAGACGCTTCGGATACATTGTGGACGTACGTGCAGCAGTTAATTCAAAACTCCATAGATCAGGGAATTCTGAATAAATCGTAG
- a CDS encoding nucleoside deaminase has product MRLSDYEYLVLALEEADQACIEGTYPIGAVIVDEDGDVVSKGRNRVFSECDPTAHAEVDAIRRAGKDLLDLDRKRFTKNNLTLYTTCEPCPMCSCTILMSGIKRIVWAADDEEYGGLRRFKEGPHFIHMFDTISCVAAPYLDLENRQRAMLAKWNISRGLLNTEWETAKQ; this is encoded by the coding sequence ATGAGGTTATCCGATTATGAGTATTTAGTTTTGGCGCTGGAAGAAGCAGATCAGGCGTGTATTGAAGGGACTTATCCGATCGGCGCAGTAATCGTGGATGAGGATGGGGATGTCGTGAGTAAAGGGAGGAACCGAGTATTCTCCGAATGCGATCCTACCGCACATGCTGAGGTGGACGCCATTCGCCGAGCGGGGAAGGATTTGCTGGATTTAGACCGGAAGAGATTCACGAAAAACAACCTAACTCTGTACACGACTTGTGAACCTTGTCCCATGTGTTCTTGCACCATATTAATGTCGGGAATCAAAAGAATTGTATGGGCAGCGGACGATGAAGAGTATGGCGGTCTTCGCCGTTTCAAGGAGGGTCCTCATTTCATCCATATGTTTGACACCATTTCCTGTGTTGCAGCGCCATATCTTGACCTGGAAAATAGACAGAGGGCGATGCTCGCCAAATGGAATATTAGTAGAGGATTACTTAATACAGAGTGGGAGACGGCTAAGCAATGA
- a CDS encoding histidine phosphatase family protein: MDITFIRHGHGEHLIDYPNRLNELHPGLTERGKSQVTTLCKQLRVDPHDIILVSPTRRTIETALLLSAGEHLTICPLVGPRMFPQNPKFVPFICDQIYSKEELDTQFPGLSVLNFGLEYWEEGINRMDEHQFDVLASGLLQWCREQDGNIYIISHDGTITNYRILLGEKGLSRRDFLGEAGIYTIKNF; this comes from the coding sequence ATGGACATTACATTTATTCGTCATGGTCATGGTGAACATTTGATAGATTACCCGAACCGGTTAAATGAGCTTCACCCTGGTCTCACCGAACGGGGAAAGAGTCAGGTGACAACGCTGTGTAAACAATTGAGGGTTGATCCTCATGACATTATCTTGGTGAGTCCAACGAGACGTACCATTGAAACAGCACTTCTTCTAAGCGCAGGAGAACATCTTACGATATGTCCGCTTGTTGGTCCAAGAATGTTTCCTCAGAATCCGAAGTTCGTTCCCTTCATCTGTGATCAGATCTATTCCAAGGAGGAGCTTGATACTCAGTTCCCCGGGCTAAGCGTACTGAATTTTGGATTGGAGTATTGGGAGGAAGGTATTAACCGGATGGATGAACATCAATTTGACGTACTTGCTAGTGGGCTTCTCCAATGGTGCAGGGAACAGGATGGCAACATTTATATCATTTCACATGATGGCACGATAACCAACTACAGGATTTTGCTTGGAGAAAAAGGATTATCAAGAAGAGATTTTCTTGGCGAGGCGGGAATTTACACCATTAAGAACTTTTAA
- a CDS encoding Type 1 glutamine amidotransferase-like domain-containing protein, translating into MAKLVLLSDLPFQTNEQLNQRILELFGRDKPSIGYIPSCSDPEREYFEHIVRYYNQLGIENIHYYDLDLEYDPSTFEQILEADAIHLSGGNTFYFLHLLQRRNVLDLLRSYVQKGGMLIGVSAGSILTTPTIEIAGYGKDADENHVGLQDKRALGLVDFEFAPHWDGEEDSLDSLQSYADTNGAEVYACQDGDGIVIDGKVIELYGDVRLIEPRRRRI; encoded by the coding sequence ATGGCCAAGTTGGTTTTATTAAGTGATCTACCCTTTCAAACCAATGAACAATTGAATCAAAGGATATTGGAGTTATTCGGTCGCGACAAGCCGTCGATCGGTTATATTCCTTCTTGTTCCGACCCGGAGCGGGAATACTTTGAGCATATCGTTCGTTACTATAATCAACTGGGTATCGAGAACATTCATTATTATGATCTGGACCTGGAATATGATCCAAGCACGTTTGAGCAGATTTTGGAAGCTGATGCGATTCATTTATCCGGCGGAAATACATTTTATTTTCTACATTTATTACAGAGAAGAAACGTACTGGATTTATTGCGTTCCTATGTGCAGAAAGGCGGTATGTTGATCGGAGTCAGCGCAGGCAGTATTCTGACTACACCAACCATTGAAATAGCCGGATATGGCAAGGATGCAGACGAGAATCACGTGGGTCTTCAGGACAAACGTGCGCTTGGACTCGTTGATTTCGAGTTTGCACCCCATTGGGACGGAGAGGAAGACAGTCTCGATTCGCTCCAAAGTTATGCAGATACAAACGGTGCGGAAGTCTATGCATGCCAAGACGGGGACGGAATCGTAATTGATGGAAAAGTCATAGAGCTATATGGGGATGTGCGTCTCATTGAACCTAGGAGAAGGAGGATTTAA
- a CDS encoding HAD family hydrolase, whose protein sequence is MDQIKAIIFDLDNTILNRTRTFEGFTQSLLKTYFSHLETTDNISQRIIELDQDGYKDKPLLFHELLQELPWFVYPPHDELMEFYGKEYVRSAVLMEEAREVVQQLRSKYQTGLITNGKTDIQYGKIDQLGIRDDFDLIIVSEEAGVKKPDPQIFRLALDHFGLSPEQCIYIGDHPTNDVEGAANVGMNTIWMKVNQPWQDSITARPLHSITHLRELLPLL, encoded by the coding sequence ATGGACCAGATTAAAGCCATTATTTTTGACTTGGACAATACCATTTTGAACAGAACGCGAACTTTCGAGGGATTTACCCAAAGCCTGTTAAAGACATACTTCAGCCATCTGGAAACTACCGATAATATCAGTCAACGAATTATTGAACTTGATCAAGATGGTTATAAGGATAAACCGCTTCTATTCCATGAATTGCTGCAGGAGCTGCCTTGGTTCGTGTATCCGCCACATGATGAGCTTATGGAGTTCTATGGCAAGGAGTACGTAAGAAGCGCGGTGCTGATGGAAGAGGCGCGGGAAGTGGTGCAGCAGCTCCGAAGCAAATATCAAACCGGATTAATCACCAATGGCAAAACAGATATACAGTATGGCAAAATCGATCAGCTTGGAATTCGAGATGATTTTGACCTGATTATTGTTTCGGAAGAAGCTGGGGTGAAAAAGCCCGATCCGCAGATATTTCGACTAGCACTCGATCATTTCGGTCTGTCTCCCGAGCAGTGCATTTACATAGGAGATCATCCGACGAACGATGTTGAGGGAGCTGCCAATGTAGGCATGAACACCATCTGGATGAAAGTCAACCAGCCTTGGCAGGATAGCATCACGGCCCGTCCTCTGCATTCTATCACGCATCTGCGTGAATTGCTGCCCTTGCTATAA